A DNA window from Maribellus comscasis contains the following coding sequences:
- a CDS encoding redoxin domain-containing protein: MLKYILPILFFITSVSFAQEHHIEVQINSAPNKKLSLAYYYLGNIYIKDTVDLDERGFGTFEGDTILPQGLYKMYLDEKNHFDFLLGADQTFSIKSDNFSGENININGAIESEEFAKYVEFLKNLQEKSAQLKQEFQQASGEEKEKIQQELNELTPQLHNYWKNIKKKYPNSFVSAFLIANLVPVLDISTLPENVQNNDSLLLAARFNYQKEHYWDNFDYTDERLLYTPLYKPKLENWFTKVLYQNYDSVKIPVIEFIEEIRPHKRIFQYVTSYFLNSSINSNIMGMDALFVDIARRYYLSGEAFWASDETIEKVKENVMFSEHNLIGMTAPDLTLESVDGDFYNLHGISAKYTVIIIFEPNCSHCKVFVPEFHKEVYLPFRDEGLEVYSIYSMDDKNEWTEFLTKHDLYDWINVWDEHNVSRFKVLYDARKTPGVYVLDRDKKIVAKKLSVEQLKKFMEDNL; encoded by the coding sequence ATGCTAAAATACATTTTACCGATCCTATTTTTTATCACCAGCGTTTCTTTTGCACAGGAACATCACATTGAAGTTCAGATAAATTCAGCTCCAAATAAAAAACTAAGTCTGGCATACTATTACTTAGGAAATATTTATATAAAAGATACAGTAGATCTGGATGAAAGAGGATTTGGTACTTTTGAAGGGGACACCATCCTTCCACAGGGTTTGTATAAAATGTATCTGGACGAAAAAAACCATTTTGATTTTTTGCTTGGAGCCGACCAAACTTTTTCAATAAAAAGTGATAATTTTTCAGGTGAAAACATAAACATAAACGGTGCAATTGAAAGTGAAGAATTTGCAAAATATGTTGAATTTCTAAAAAATTTACAGGAAAAAAGTGCTCAACTAAAGCAGGAATTTCAGCAGGCAAGCGGTGAAGAAAAAGAAAAAATTCAGCAAGAGCTGAACGAACTTACCCCCCAACTTCATAATTACTGGAAAAACATTAAAAAGAAATATCCCAACTCGTTTGTATCGGCTTTTTTAATCGCAAACCTTGTTCCTGTGCTGGATATATCAACATTACCTGAAAATGTACAAAATAACGATTCGTTGTTATTGGCAGCCAGGTTTAATTATCAAAAGGAACACTACTGGGATAATTTTGATTACACCGACGAACGATTGTTGTACACACCGCTTTACAAGCCTAAGCTGGAAAACTGGTTTACAAAAGTATTGTATCAAAATTATGACTCGGTAAAAATACCCGTTATTGAATTTATTGAAGAAATACGCCCGCATAAAAGGATATTTCAATATGTTACATCCTATTTCCTGAACAGCAGTATCAACAGCAACATTATGGGAATGGATGCTCTGTTTGTTGATATTGCCCGAAGATACTACCTCTCTGGTGAGGCTTTTTGGGCATCAGACGAAACCATTGAAAAAGTGAAGGAGAACGTAATGTTTTCTGAACATAACCTGATTGGGATGACTGCACCGGATCTAACACTTGAAAGTGTGGACGGAGATTTCTATAATCTGCACGGAATTAGTGCAAAATACACCGTTATCATCATATTCGAGCCTAACTGTTCGCATTGTAAGGTTTTTGTACCCGAATTCCATAAGGAAGTGTATTTGCCTTTTCGCGACGAAGGTTTGGAAGTTTACTCCATTTACTCAATGGATGACAAAAATGAATGGACTGAGTTTTTAACGAAACATGATCTGTACGACTGGATTAATGTTTGGGATGAACATAACGTGTCCCGTTTCAAAGTTTTGTATGACGCACGCAAAACGCCAGGTGTTTATGTTTTGGATCGGGATAAAAAAATAGTAGCAAAAAAACTCAGTGTTGAACAGCTCAAAAAATTTATGGAAGACAACCTGTAG
- a CDS encoding SulP family inorganic anion transporter, producing MESIFKPKFFSIVKEGYSGKQFSSDVMAGIVVGVVALPLAVAFAVASGVSPEKGLVTAVIAGFIISMLGGSRVQIGGPTGAFIVIVYSILSQYGFDGLLISTILAGIFLVVFGLLKLGSLLKYFPHPLIVGFTSGIALVIFSTQIRDALGLDIQSVPSTFVEKWKVYFIHLHSINIYAVSITAATILMVVFSKNYIRKIPGSLLAIIIGTAMVQVFKLPVTTIESFFGEIPNSIHFQFPKVDFSNLGYYFQPALTIALLGAIESLLSAVVSDGMIGGHHRSNTELIGQGIANIVAPFFGAIPATGAIARTATNVKNGGRTPVAGMIHAVVLLLIMLFFGRWVKLIPMSCLAGILIVVAYNMSEWRTFRSILKGSVFDILILLSTFFLTVLVDLTVAIEVGVVLSALLFMKRMADLSKTIPVVVDSDVIEDYSTLPREIGIYEISGPLFFASAKQYCEVLKSTGLKSKIIIIRMRHVPFVDSTGLQNLTQTLKILKNSGIKVILSGVNVQVKQALAKSNVFKLIDEEFVLESFDKALQRAQKMIN from the coding sequence GTGGAAAGCATTTTTAAACCAAAGTTTTTTAGTATTGTAAAAGAGGGCTACTCGGGAAAACAGTTTTCATCCGATGTTATGGCCGGGATTGTAGTTGGAGTTGTTGCTTTGCCATTGGCAGTTGCTTTTGCTGTTGCATCAGGTGTTTCTCCCGAGAAGGGCCTGGTCACGGCTGTTATAGCCGGTTTTATTATTTCCATGTTGGGAGGAAGCAGGGTGCAGATTGGTGGTCCTACAGGTGCTTTTATCGTAATCGTATATAGTATTCTTTCTCAGTACGGATTTGATGGTTTGTTGATTTCAACGATTTTAGCCGGCATATTTCTTGTCGTTTTTGGTTTGTTGAAATTGGGTTCATTGTTAAAATATTTCCCACATCCTCTAATTGTAGGTTTTACGAGCGGAATTGCTCTGGTTATTTTTTCTACCCAGATTCGCGATGCTTTGGGGCTCGATATTCAATCGGTACCCAGCACTTTTGTTGAGAAATGGAAAGTTTATTTTATACACTTACATAGTATAAATATTTATGCTGTTTCTATTACAGCGGCAACCATTTTAATGGTCGTATTCTCAAAAAATTATATCAGGAAAATTCCTGGGTCGTTGCTAGCCATTATCATAGGAACTGCAATGGTGCAGGTTTTTAAATTGCCTGTTACTACGATTGAGTCATTTTTTGGAGAGATCCCAAATTCAATTCATTTTCAATTCCCAAAAGTTGATTTCAGCAATTTGGGGTATTATTTTCAGCCGGCTTTAACTATCGCTTTGCTCGGCGCCATCGAATCATTGCTTTCGGCGGTTGTTTCCGATGGAATGATAGGTGGCCATCACCGTTCGAATACAGAGTTGATAGGGCAGGGGATTGCTAACATTGTTGCGCCTTTTTTTGGAGCAATTCCTGCAACAGGCGCCATTGCCCGAACGGCAACCAATGTTAAGAACGGAGGCCGTACACCGGTAGCCGGAATGATACACGCGGTAGTTTTGCTTTTAATTATGTTGTTTTTTGGCAGATGGGTAAAATTAATCCCCATGTCGTGCCTTGCGGGAATTTTGATTGTGGTTGCATATAATATGAGCGAATGGAGGACATTCCGTTCGATTCTAAAGGGTTCTGTTTTTGATATTTTAATTTTATTGAGCACCTTCTTTTTAACCGTTTTGGTTGATTTAACAGTTGCTATTGAAGTTGGTGTTGTACTTTCAGCTTTGCTTTTTATGAAAAGAATGGCCGATTTGAGTAAAACAATTCCGGTGGTAGTCGACTCGGATGTAATTGAGGACTATTCAACATTACCCAGAGAAATTGGCATTTATGAAATTAGTGGCCCGCTGTTTTTTGCTTCAGCCAAGCAGTATTGTGAAGTTTTAAAATCAACCGGGTTAAAAAGTAAAATAATCATTATTCGGATGCGGCACGTTCCCTTTGTCGATTCAACGGGCTTGCAGAATTTAACGCAGACTCTGAAAATTTTAAAAAATTCGGGAATTAAAGTAATTCTTTCCGGTGTGAATGTTCAGGTAAAACAAGCCCTTGCGAAGTCAAATGTTTTCAAATTAATTGACGAAGAGTTCGTTTTGGAGTCTTTTGATAAGGCTTTGCAAAGAGCGCAAAAGATGATTAATTAG
- a CDS encoding DUF5041 domain-containing protein translates to MKRFTFLSLFFIFYSTLLFSQKLVTELNSGDIRSALKLANIEIHKFNFSEADTVHNLTIYLDEIADDSIINHKEYNFGRWSNDLTKRQLKIMSKIDSAKDSVYFITLSHPGMQLSARFDISPEFCKNHAWMDVKQDEILYDKKTPLLFFGMFWEDEFNGQKVYRFCWGEEVTREMNNVSLDQIDHMILVSYELKD, encoded by the coding sequence ATGAAAAGATTTACTTTCCTGTCCTTATTTTTCATTTTCTATTCGACATTATTATTCTCCCAAAAATTAGTCACAGAACTAAACTCCGGTGATATAAGAAGTGCTTTAAAACTGGCCAATATCGAAATTCATAAGTTCAATTTTTCAGAGGCCGATACAGTCCACAACCTGACTATTTACTTAGATGAAATAGCAGATGATTCAATTATTAACCATAAGGAATATAATTTTGGCAGGTGGAGTAATGACTTAACTAAAAGACAGTTGAAAATTATGTCAAAAATCGATTCGGCAAAAGACTCGGTTTATTTTATCACACTTTCCCACCCCGGCATGCAACTCTCTGCAAGATTTGATATCTCTCCCGAATTTTGTAAAAATCACGCATGGATGGATGTGAAACAGGATGAGATACTTTACGACAAAAAAACACCATTACTTTTTTTCGGAATGTTTTGGGAAGATGAATTTAACGGGCAAAAAGTTTACCGGTTCTGCTGGGGTGAAGAAGTAACAAGAGAAATGAACAATGTGAGTCTCGATCAAATTGACCACATGATTTTGGTTAGTTATGAACTAAAAGACTAA
- a CDS encoding LytR/AlgR family response regulator transcription factor, which translates to MTEQINCIIVDDEPVAREILETHLSKIDRVNVLGSCKNALEAFEIIGSQNVDLIFLDINMPEISGLSFAKSMNKNSKVIFTTAYREYAVDGFDLQAVDYLLKPISFERLLQALNKYMNENMPVKVIDAVQVDEEKSDYFFVRSDRKMVKICFNEILFVESLSDYIKIYLSDKTVVTRETIINIEAKLPQKEFIRTHRSYIVARNAIESFTSEVIEIGKKQIPISRTYKNDVLERLEQV; encoded by the coding sequence ATGACTGAGCAAATCAATTGTATTATAGTTGATGATGAACCTGTTGCACGGGAAATTTTGGAAACACACCTTTCAAAAATCGACAGGGTAAATGTGTTGGGAAGTTGCAAAAATGCGTTGGAGGCTTTTGAAATCATTGGTAGTCAGAATGTCGATTTAATTTTTTTGGACATTAATATGCCTGAAATATCGGGCTTGTCATTTGCCAAATCCATGAATAAAAACAGTAAGGTTATTTTTACCACTGCCTATCGTGAATATGCTGTGGATGGTTTTGATTTACAGGCTGTTGATTATTTGTTGAAGCCCATTTCCTTTGAACGTTTGCTTCAGGCTTTGAACAAGTATATGAATGAGAATATGCCGGTTAAAGTGATTGATGCTGTTCAGGTTGATGAGGAAAAAAGTGACTATTTTTTTGTGCGTTCCGATCGGAAAATGGTAAAAATATGTTTTAACGAAATTTTATTTGTCGAAAGTTTAAGTGACTATATAAAGATTTATTTGAGTGATAAAACTGTTGTAACGCGCGAAACGATTATCAATATTGAAGCTAAACTTCCACAAAAGGAATTTATACGCACTCATCGTTCATATATTGTTGCCCGGAATGCAATTGAATCCTTTACAAGTGAGGTAATTGAAATTGGAAAAAAACAGATTCCCATCAGCCGCACTTATAAAAATGATGTGTTGGAAAGATTGGAACAAGTCTGA
- a CDS encoding sensor histidine kinase, protein MNRRKKIKLKTVLFHFLFWISVWFFFYYFFSYNSSDTVYITTFSSCLLPITMMVTYFLVYFLIPKYLLTKRYFLFGLYSFYTLVFSSYIIALVIYGCLIFLLSFNVAVMPPMSKNFFFILVLVFLVSGVVSFITLLNHNFTTLSKNKELQNKILETQLQLKEQELHYLKMQIHPHFLFNTLNTIYGFALKQSLQTPEIILRLSNLLDYILYQVNKPRVSLKEEVLHIKEYIELEKIRFKDTLKVIFISDEIDENIQIAPMLLIPFVENAFKHGSLMDGFLHIEIKVTVKNNSLNFLIRNTSSEYEANQKGGIGLENVRKRLELNYKANYNLDIARRERWFLAELNISNLNFQKND, encoded by the coding sequence ATGAACCGACGGAAAAAAATAAAACTCAAAACTGTCCTGTTTCATTTTTTATTCTGGATAAGTGTTTGGTTTTTCTTTTACTATTTTTTTAGCTACAATTCCAGCGATACGGTTTATATCACCACTTTTTCGAGTTGCCTGCTTCCCATAACCATGATGGTGACCTATTTTCTGGTTTATTTCCTTATTCCCAAATACCTGCTCACTAAACGATATTTTTTATTTGGCTTATATAGTTTTTATACCCTTGTATTTTCATCATACATTATAGCGTTGGTAATTTACGGTTGTCTTATTTTTCTGCTCAGTTTTAATGTCGCGGTAATGCCGCCCATGAGTAAAAACTTCTTTTTTATTCTTGTTTTGGTTTTCCTTGTTTCAGGCGTGGTTAGTTTTATTACGTTACTAAACCATAATTTCACAACCCTTTCAAAAAACAAAGAGCTTCAGAATAAGATTTTAGAAACACAATTGCAATTGAAGGAACAGGAACTTCATTATCTGAAGATGCAAATTCACCCGCATTTTCTTTTTAACACGCTAAATACCATTTATGGTTTTGCCTTGAAACAGTCGCTCCAAACACCGGAAATAATTCTAAGATTGTCGAATCTGCTCGATTATATTTTGTATCAGGTAAACAAACCACGGGTGAGTTTAAAAGAGGAGGTTTTGCACATCAAAGAATATATTGAGCTGGAGAAAATCAGGTTTAAGGACACGTTGAAGGTTATTTTTATTTCGGATGAAATTGACGAAAACATTCAAATTGCCCCGATGTTATTGATTCCCTTTGTGGAAAATGCTTTTAAACACGGTAGCCTGATGGATGGATTTCTGCATATCGAAATAAAAGTGACGGTAAAAAATAACAGTCTCAATTTTTTAATCCGGAATACATCTTCTGAATACGAGGCGAATCAAAAGGGCGGAATAGGATTGGAAAATGTGCGTAAGCGATTGGAGTTGAATTATAAAGCAAATTATAATTTAGATATAGCCCGACGTGAGCGTTGGTTTTTGGCAGAGCTTAATATTTCGAACCTAAACTTTCAAAAAAATGACTGA
- a CDS encoding ABC transporter permease, whose amino-acid sequence MNLIILKLAIKNLFGRDKTSLLSILGLAIALVSTFYIYSYVSFELSYDSQHKKAKRIYRISGDIIAAENTATHAVLGPLLSPELKNHFAVVEAFTRLIPIRQQTVLEYHNQQFIVEEAYSADPDVFNIFSLEFIYGSNDNIFNNPDEIVINESLSKKIFDDVNPIGESLIKDGQLLKIAGVVKDSPENSHHKLNVLFSIGNRWSKLENLSPVQISEGYWMPSAYHFILLKPNTSIISITDNFDSFYKKYMAEFGNAINAKFKPVAVSLKELHFSRHMDYDLQKGNKTYIYLLIMIGLFILSVAIINYANLLFTQNIIQSKKIGIKKILGASHFTLYKQFTANSFFFIFTSFVLAYLIYFFSLSALISVTNIDKTVFHILKIFKLSAVLLVALVLITSSISFVNQMGKEGIKLLHPFSLKVLGPTNYRFGISSTVIQYTLSSILIISMIIITRQINFLLQSDMGFNKENILIIDLNNLAGTGKNINPFLNEIQRNPQIKNVALSTNIPGNIMGTSHFQIQRNGETVTKIVKTMGVDYQYIPTLDLHLKEGRNFAKTFKDSSFNSIIINEAFIDFCGFNGDMIGQKLAGDSKVIGVLKNARFNSLHNPAEPMVLYLGNNKMKYLNIKLESSDLKNAVQSIEKTWNNIYPEVLFDTQFLDNRIALLYDKDQQINTLIKLFTFISLLISIMGLVNLSTILTKSKTKEIGIRKANGANTLGILLLLNTKFIKWVAFAFILAIPAAYFIMNNWLHGFANKINLSWWIFGLAGVLVFGIALLTVNLNSWNAARRNPVEALRYE is encoded by the coding sequence ATGAATCTGATAATTCTAAAATTAGCCATTAAGAATTTGTTTGGAAGAGACAAAACATCGCTTTTAAGTATTTTGGGCTTAGCCATTGCCCTGGTGTCAACGTTTTATATTTACTCCTATGTATCTTTCGAATTAAGCTACGACAGTCAGCACAAAAAAGCAAAACGGATATACCGGATCAGCGGAGACATTATTGCCGCTGAAAACACAGCTACACATGCGGTTTTGGGCCCACTTTTGAGCCCCGAACTAAAAAACCACTTCGCTGTGGTGGAAGCGTTTACACGTTTGATTCCTATCCGTCAGCAGACTGTACTTGAATACCACAACCAACAATTTATTGTTGAAGAAGCCTATTCTGCTGACCCCGATGTTTTTAATATTTTTAGCCTTGAGTTTATTTATGGAAGTAATGACAATATTTTTAATAATCCGGACGAAATAGTAATCAATGAAAGCCTAAGTAAAAAAATATTTGACGATGTAAATCCAATCGGCGAATCGTTAATAAAAGATGGACAGCTTCTAAAAATAGCAGGTGTTGTAAAGGACTCTCCTGAAAATTCGCACCATAAATTAAATGTGCTGTTCTCGATTGGCAACAGATGGAGCAAGCTCGAAAATTTATCACCGGTTCAAATTTCAGAAGGATATTGGATGCCTTCTGCCTACCATTTTATTCTTTTGAAACCCAATACCAGTATCATATCAATAACTGATAACTTCGATTCATTTTATAAAAAATACATGGCCGAATTTGGCAATGCCATTAATGCAAAATTCAAACCTGTTGCGGTATCTTTAAAAGAATTACATTTTTCGCGTCATATGGATTACGATCTTCAAAAAGGGAATAAAACTTATATCTATTTACTGATAATGATTGGTCTTTTTATCCTTTCGGTTGCCATTATCAATTATGCCAATCTGTTATTCACCCAAAATATAATACAATCAAAAAAAATTGGCATTAAAAAAATACTGGGAGCCTCGCACTTTACCCTATACAAACAATTTACAGCTAATTCCTTCTTTTTTATATTCACTTCATTCGTACTCGCTTATTTAATTTATTTTTTTAGCTTGTCTGCTTTAATATCGGTTACGAATATCGATAAAACGGTATTTCATATTTTAAAAATATTTAAACTTTCTGCTGTTCTTTTGGTAGCACTTGTTCTTATTACTTCTTCCATTTCCTTTGTTAATCAGATGGGAAAGGAGGGCATAAAATTGCTCCACCCTTTTTCGTTAAAAGTGCTCGGCCCAACAAATTACAGGTTTGGAATATCTTCAACCGTAATACAATATACTTTATCGAGTATACTGATTATTTCGATGATAATTATTACCCGCCAAATTAACTTTTTACTACAAAGCGATATGGGGTTTAATAAAGAGAATATTTTAATTATTGATTTAAACAACCTTGCCGGAACAGGAAAAAACATTAATCCGTTTTTAAACGAAATCCAGAGGAACCCGCAAATAAAAAATGTCGCCCTGTCAACAAATATTCCCGGCAATATTATGGGTACAAGCCACTTTCAGATACAACGCAATGGAGAAACCGTGACCAAAATTGTTAAGACAATGGGTGTTGATTATCAGTATATTCCAACGCTGGATTTGCATTTAAAAGAAGGGCGAAATTTCGCAAAAACATTTAAAGACAGCAGCTTTAACTCGATAATTATTAATGAAGCTTTTATTGATTTTTGTGGTTTTAACGGGGATATGATTGGCCAAAAACTGGCCGGAGATTCCAAAGTTATTGGCGTGTTAAAAAACGCCCGGTTCAACTCGCTACATAATCCAGCCGAACCGATGGTGCTTTATTTAGGAAATAACAAAATGAAATATTTAAACATAAAACTTGAAAGTAGTGACTTAAAAAATGCCGTTCAGTCAATCGAAAAAACCTGGAATAATATTTATCCCGAAGTTCTTTTTGACACTCAATTTCTTGATAACAGAATAGCTCTGTTATACGACAAAGACCAGCAAATAAATACATTAATAAAACTATTTACCTTTATCAGCCTTCTAATTTCAATTATGGGGCTGGTAAATCTTTCAACAATTCTAACAAAAAGTAAAACAAAAGAAATTGGCATTCGGAAAGCAAATGGTGCCAATACCCTTGGAATTTTATTATTGCTAAATACAAAATTTATTAAGTGGGTAGCATTTGCGTTTATTCTGGCCATTCCTGCCGCCTATTTTATTATGAATAACTGGCTTCACGGCTTTGCAAATAAAATTAATCTGAGTTGGTGGATTTTTGGACTTGCCGGAGTACTTGTTTTCGGAATTGCATTGCTAACTGTAAATTTAAACAGCTGGAATGCGGCGAGAAGAAATCCGGTTGAAGCACTGAGATATGAATAA
- a CDS encoding MotA/TolQ/ExbB proton channel family protein, with translation MKSIIGKFIDGGPVFTVVIFICLIVILALFFLALVKKGDNQKSKELMTHIGWFAVAWGFMGRTFGLISAFNAVEASGELTPKLLAGGLKMALVDPLFGIFVFVVARLAIIILVSLQKK, from the coding sequence ATGAAATCAATTATCGGAAAATTTATTGATGGAGGCCCCGTTTTTACCGTCGTTATCTTTATTTGCCTGATTGTAATTCTGGCCTTGTTTTTTCTTGCGCTGGTAAAAAAGGGCGACAATCAGAAATCGAAAGAACTGATGACACACATTGGCTGGTTTGCCGTTGCCTGGGGATTTATGGGGCGTACTTTTGGACTTATCAGTGCATTTAATGCTGTTGAAGCAAGTGGAGAACTCACCCCAAAACTGCTTGCCGGAGGGTTAAAAATGGCACTTGTTGACCCGCTTTTTGGAATATTTGTTTTTGTTGTAGCGCGTCTGGCTATAATTATATTAGTTTCACTTCAGAAAAAATAA
- a CDS encoding DUF5995 family protein: MNREFIQTIDDVISVLETIINETAKNENPLGYFAVLYQKVTVNVKKGIENDYFDDGKRMEKLDVIFAKRYIDAYFAWNQKQWVTHSWEKTFELEKNNKMLVLQHLLLGMNAHINLDLGIAAAEISANKNIQELKTDFNKINEILSSLVDEVQFGLSAIWPALKWILSKSGKLDNYLVDFSMEIARDGAWNFANTVAGQESDKWPDEIKLRDAAVAEKSKIITHSKKWIQFLLWIIRLGERGTVSEKMKKLSGMA, from the coding sequence ATGAACCGGGAATTTATACAAACCATCGACGATGTAATATCGGTACTGGAAACGATTATCAACGAAACTGCAAAAAATGAAAATCCATTGGGCTATTTTGCCGTTCTGTATCAAAAAGTAACCGTCAACGTCAAAAAGGGAATAGAGAATGATTATTTTGATGATGGGAAACGAATGGAAAAACTGGATGTAATTTTTGCCAAACGATACATTGATGCTTATTTCGCATGGAATCAAAAACAATGGGTTACACACTCCTGGGAAAAAACGTTCGAATTGGAAAAGAACAATAAAATGTTGGTTCTTCAGCACCTTTTGTTGGGAATGAATGCACACATTAACCTCGACCTGGGAATTGCTGCAGCAGAAATTTCGGCAAACAAAAATATTCAGGAATTAAAAACTGATTTTAATAAAATAAACGAAATCCTTTCGTCTTTGGTAGATGAAGTTCAATTTGGTCTTTCCGCCATTTGGCCGGCATTAAAATGGATACTTTCGAAATCGGGAAAACTTGATAATTACCTGGTTGATTTTAGCATGGAAATTGCCCGCGACGGAGCCTGGAATTTTGCAAATACAGTTGCAGGTCAGGAATCAGACAAATGGCCCGATGAAATAAAACTCAGAGACGCTGCAGTTGCTGAGAAATCAAAAATTATTACCCATTCAAAAAAATGGATTCAATTTCTTTTATGGATAATTCGGCTGGGAGAAAGAGGCACTGTTTCTGAAAAAATGAAAAAACTAAGCGGGATGGCTTAA
- a CDS encoding class I SAM-dependent methyltransferase produces the protein MKLENQGAKPTGTIGKIIGRLMNKFHTSLYTSYLNTKDIPDNYRILDIGCGGGKFLNYLSQRSDGFILWGLDHSKEMIDLSGQLNREDLKKGRLKLLKGSVHKIDIANNSLDLVTAFETIQFWPDIDIALSEVFRILDKEGKFLIINRYPKKGTKWWKMANIKSEEDYKTKLENVGFCNVSIDLNFKNGWIITEGEK, from the coding sequence ATGAAATTAGAAAATCAAGGGGCAAAACCAACAGGAACAATAGGAAAGATCATAGGAAGGCTAATGAATAAATTTCATACTTCTTTATACACATCTTATTTAAACACAAAAGACATTCCTGATAATTACAGAATTCTTGATATTGGATGTGGTGGTGGAAAATTTTTGAACTATTTATCACAACGAAGTGACGGATTTATTTTATGGGGACTTGACCATTCAAAAGAAATGATTGATTTATCGGGCCAATTAAACAGAGAGGATTTAAAAAAAGGAAGACTGAAACTGTTAAAAGGTTCAGTTCATAAAATTGATATAGCCAACAATTCTCTTGACTTGGTCACCGCATTTGAGACCATCCAATTTTGGCCGGATATCGATATTGCATTGTCCGAGGTTTTTAGGATTTTAGATAAAGAAGGTAAATTCTTAATAATAAACAGATACCCAAAGAAAGGAACAAAGTGGTGGAAAATGGCAAATATAAAATCAGAGGAAGATTATAAAACAAAGTTGGAAAACGTAGGTTTTTGTAATGTTTCAATTGATTTGAATTTTAAGAATGGTTGGATTATAACAGAAGGGGAAAAATAA
- a CDS encoding T9SS type A sorting domain-containing protein, producing the protein MKIYPNPARLYFYFEVTKDDCVIKKISIFNFLGQSSIVKMPYKNSGKIDISTLNDGIYLIVTDFNDGSREVEKLIIKK; encoded by the coding sequence TTGAAAATATACCCCAATCCGGCGCGTTTGTATTTCTATTTTGAAGTTACAAAAGATGATTGTGTAATTAAAAAAATATCAATATTTAACTTTTTGGGGCAGTCGTCGATTGTAAAAATGCCATACAAAAACAGCGGAAAAATTGATATTTCAACCTTAAATGACGGAATATATTTGATTGTCACTGATTTCAACGATGGCTCCAGAGAAGTGGAAAAACTAATCATAAAGAAATAA